From Tachyglossus aculeatus isolate mTacAcu1 chromosome 12 unlocalized genomic scaffold, mTacAcu1.pri SUPER_6_unloc_1, whole genome shotgun sequence, the proteins below share one genomic window:
- the CBLL1 gene encoding E3 ubiquitin-protein ligase Hakai isoform X1, which translates to MDPTDNDLQGTNSSGSLGGLDVRRRIPIKLISKQTNKAKPAPRAPRSMTRMPSKAQPGDEEGFDYNEEERYDSKGGDLFGNQRRFPGHIFWDFQINILGEKDETPVHFCDKCGLPIKIYGRMIPCKHVFCYDCAILHEKKGDKMCPGCSDPVQRIEQCARGSLFMCSIVQGCKRTYLSQRDLQAHINHRHLRAGKPAARPPAEPVHAPAAPPPPAEIPDRFVVPPEKHHLSHLPPKQQHILMPPPPPPPLQHVPHEHYNPPHEDLRPPPAEMAMAPPPPRPVGQETFRISTRKHSNLITVPIQDDSGPGAREPPPPAPAPPHHHPEYPGQPVVAHPHHLMPPQQRYAPPPPPPPPPPPPPPLSHPMQPPPQAAGTPHLVYGQAPPPPPMTSAPPPITPPPGHMMAQMPPYLNHPPPGPPPPQHGGPPVSAPPPHHYNPGSLPQFPEDQGTLSPPFAQPGGMSPGIWPAPRGPPPPPRMQGPPTPAPLPGPHHPDQTRYRPYYQ; encoded by the exons ACAATGATTTGCAAGGCACTAATAGTTCGGGATCATTGGGTGGTCTTGATGTACGCAGAAGAATCCCTATAAAGTTAATCTCCAAGCAGACCAACAAAGCCAAGCCTGCGCCTCGTGCTCCCCGAAGTATGACTAGGATGCCTTCAAAGGCCCAGCCTGGTGACGAAG AAGGATTTGACTATAATGAAGAAGAGCGGTACGACTCCAAAGGAGGCGATCTGTTTGGCAATCAGCGAAGGTTTCCGGGACACATTTTCTGGGATTTTCAG ATCAACATCTTGGGTGAAAAGGATGAAACTCCAGTCCATTTCTGTGATAAGTGCGGATTGCCTATTAAAATCTATGGCCGCATG ATACCGTGCAAACATGTCTTCTGCTATGACTGTGCTATTTTGCATGAAAAAAAAGGCGACAAGATGTGTCCAGG CTGCAGCGACCCGGTCCAGCGAATCGAGCAGTGCGCGCGAGGGTCCCTGTTCATGTGCAGCATCGTCCAGGGGTGCAAGAGGACGTACCTGTCTCAGAGAGACTTGCAGGCGCACATCAACCACCGCCACCTGAGGGCCGGGAAGCCGGCGGCCCGCCCCCCGGCCGAGCCCGTCCACGCGCccgcggccccgccgccgccggcggaGATCCCCGACCGCTTCGTCGTGCCGCCGGAGAAGCACCACCTGAGCCACCTGCCGCCGAAGCAGCAGCACATCCtgatgccgccgccgccgccgccccccttgCAGCACGTGCCCCACGAGCACTACAACCCGCCCCACGAGGACCTCCGGCCGCCCCCGGCCGAGATGGCCatggccccgcccccgccgcgccCGGTCGGCCAGGAGACCTTTCGCATCTCCACGAGGAAACACAGCAATCTGATCACGGTCCCCATCCAGGACGActccgggcccggggcccgggagccgccgcccccggccccggcgccCCCGCACCATCACCCCGAGTACCCGGGCCAGCCCGTGGTGGCCCACCCTCACCACCTGATGCCCCCCCAGCAGCGCtacgccccgcccccgccgcccccgcccccgccgccgcccccgccgcccctcaGCCACCCgatgcagccccctccccaggccgcGGGGACCCCCCACCTGGTCTACGGCCAAGCGCCGCCGCCTCCCCCGATGACCTCCGCCCCGCcgcccatcaccccgccccccggACACATGATGGCCCAGATGCCCCCCTACCTGAACCACCCTCCCCCgggaccgccccctccccagcacgGCGGGCCGCCGGTCAGCGCTCCCCCGCCGCACCATTACAACCCCGGCTCGCTGCCTCAGTTCCCCGAAGACCAAGGGACGCTCAGCCCCCCGTTCGCCCAGCCCGGGGGGATGAGCCCCGGGATCTGGCCGGCGCCCAGGggcccgcctcctcccccccggATGCAGGGGCCGCCCaccccggccccgctccccggGCCGCACCACCCGGATCAGACGCGCTACAGGCCCTATTACCAGTGA
- the CBLL1 gene encoding E3 ubiquitin-protein ligase Hakai isoform X2 produces the protein MDPTDNDLQGTNSSGSLGGLDVRRRIPIKLISKQTNKAKPAPRAPRSMTRMPSKAQPGDEGFDYNEEERYDSKGGDLFGNQRRFPGHIFWDFQINILGEKDETPVHFCDKCGLPIKIYGRMIPCKHVFCYDCAILHEKKGDKMCPGCSDPVQRIEQCARGSLFMCSIVQGCKRTYLSQRDLQAHINHRHLRAGKPAARPPAEPVHAPAAPPPPAEIPDRFVVPPEKHHLSHLPPKQQHILMPPPPPPPLQHVPHEHYNPPHEDLRPPPAEMAMAPPPPRPVGQETFRISTRKHSNLITVPIQDDSGPGAREPPPPAPAPPHHHPEYPGQPVVAHPHHLMPPQQRYAPPPPPPPPPPPPPPLSHPMQPPPQAAGTPHLVYGQAPPPPPMTSAPPPITPPPGHMMAQMPPYLNHPPPGPPPPQHGGPPVSAPPPHHYNPGSLPQFPEDQGTLSPPFAQPGGMSPGIWPAPRGPPPPPRMQGPPTPAPLPGPHHPDQTRYRPYYQ, from the exons ACAATGATTTGCAAGGCACTAATAGTTCGGGATCATTGGGTGGTCTTGATGTACGCAGAAGAATCCCTATAAAGTTAATCTCCAAGCAGACCAACAAAGCCAAGCCTGCGCCTCGTGCTCCCCGAAGTATGACTAGGATGCCTTCAAAGGCCCAGCCTGGTGACGAAG GATTTGACTATAATGAAGAAGAGCGGTACGACTCCAAAGGAGGCGATCTGTTTGGCAATCAGCGAAGGTTTCCGGGACACATTTTCTGGGATTTTCAG ATCAACATCTTGGGTGAAAAGGATGAAACTCCAGTCCATTTCTGTGATAAGTGCGGATTGCCTATTAAAATCTATGGCCGCATG ATACCGTGCAAACATGTCTTCTGCTATGACTGTGCTATTTTGCATGAAAAAAAAGGCGACAAGATGTGTCCAGG CTGCAGCGACCCGGTCCAGCGAATCGAGCAGTGCGCGCGAGGGTCCCTGTTCATGTGCAGCATCGTCCAGGGGTGCAAGAGGACGTACCTGTCTCAGAGAGACTTGCAGGCGCACATCAACCACCGCCACCTGAGGGCCGGGAAGCCGGCGGCCCGCCCCCCGGCCGAGCCCGTCCACGCGCccgcggccccgccgccgccggcggaGATCCCCGACCGCTTCGTCGTGCCGCCGGAGAAGCACCACCTGAGCCACCTGCCGCCGAAGCAGCAGCACATCCtgatgccgccgccgccgccgccccccttgCAGCACGTGCCCCACGAGCACTACAACCCGCCCCACGAGGACCTCCGGCCGCCCCCGGCCGAGATGGCCatggccccgcccccgccgcgccCGGTCGGCCAGGAGACCTTTCGCATCTCCACGAGGAAACACAGCAATCTGATCACGGTCCCCATCCAGGACGActccgggcccggggcccgggagccgccgcccccggccccggcgccCCCGCACCATCACCCCGAGTACCCGGGCCAGCCCGTGGTGGCCCACCCTCACCACCTGATGCCCCCCCAGCAGCGCtacgccccgcccccgccgcccccgcccccgccgccgcccccgccgcccctcaGCCACCCgatgcagccccctccccaggccgcGGGGACCCCCCACCTGGTCTACGGCCAAGCGCCGCCGCCTCCCCCGATGACCTCCGCCCCGCcgcccatcaccccgccccccggACACATGATGGCCCAGATGCCCCCCTACCTGAACCACCCTCCCCCgggaccgccccctccccagcacgGCGGGCCGCCGGTCAGCGCTCCCCCGCCGCACCATTACAACCCCGGCTCGCTGCCTCAGTTCCCCGAAGACCAAGGGACGCTCAGCCCCCCGTTCGCCCAGCCCGGGGGGATGAGCCCCGGGATCTGGCCGGCGCCCAGGggcccgcctcctcccccccggATGCAGGGGCCGCCCaccccggccccgctccccggGCCGCACCACCCGGATCAGACGCGCTACAGGCCCTATTACCAGTGA